A genomic window from Chrysoperla carnea chromosome 3, inChrCarn1.1, whole genome shotgun sequence includes:
- the LOC123296238 gene encoding melatonin receptor type 1B-A-like has protein sequence MMIEEIFTAATRVARAHHTNQHYNSHHSESAVSPVTLSSDWSRVARLLLLATLAVIGSVGNVFMISAVMVEDHLKKRGNTFIVNVALADLLITGMVIPASTVAILASLDGSLTICRFQWYLAVLCFFVTVLTLTTTAIENYARLCCTSEDYYNSILTPTRITVLLLVYWALCGILSGLQFVIDVGFDYCTRKSTGLLPYQATLAILIVFMPIFITCLFYIRIGFRIRTTKARPNYKASIIYQWDYALTKTNMYSFILFLLFWFPFGIVLAVDGWSAKRTVNDSLFYNLAWFALSKSCINNFLYCITNQHFRNAYVNLFHYCCCKTTVSFNRRTRADGPGRGPSGDVRVHIIPGYNMYSYTSPQRSGGRESGGGGHHGGGGGKRGCVSSCRPSTSHRPNGRDVYEL, from the exons ATGATGATCGAAGAGATATTTACGGCTGCGACCCGTGTAGCACGAGCACATCATACAAATCAACATTATAATTCACATCATTCCGAATCAGCTGTATCACCTGTTACGTTAAGTTCCGATTGGTCCCGTGTAGCTCGGTTACTATTATTAGCAACGTTAGCGGTAATTGGTAGTGTGGGAAATGTATTTATGATTAGTGCTGTTATGGTTGAGGATCATTTGAAAAAACGGG GGAATACGTTTATAGTAAACGTTGCATTAGCCGATTTACTAATAACTGGAATGGTAATACCTGCATCAACTGTGGCAATCCTGGCCAGTCTGGATGGTTCCCTGACAATATGTCGTTTCCAATGGTATCTGGCCGTACTATGTTTTTTTGTCACCGTTCTAACATTAACCACAACAGCAATTGAAAATTACGCACGACTATGTTGCACAAGTGAAGATTATTACAATAGTATTCTAACTCCAACACGGATTACCGTATTACTACTAGTTTATTGGGCCTTATGTGGAATTTTATCTGGATTACAATTTGTAATCGATGTCGGTTTTGACTATTGTACACGAAAATCGACCGGGTTGCTACCATATCAAGCGACTCTAGCaatattaatagtatttatGCCGATTTTTATTACGTGTTTATTCTATATTCGAATTGGATTTCGAATACGTACAACAAAGGCACGTCCAAATTATAAGGCGTCGATTATCTATCAGTGGGATTATGCGTTGACGAAAACCAATATGTATAGTTTTATATTGTTTCTTCTATTCTGGTTTCCGTTCGGGATCGTTCTGGCTGTGGACGGCTGGTCTGCAAAGCGGACGGTAAACGATTCTCTCTTCTATAATTTAGCATGGTTTGCACTTAGTAAATCGtgtatcaacaattttttatactgCATAACAAATCAACATTTTCGAAACGCTTATGTAAATTTATTCCATTATTGTTGTTGTAAGACCACAGTGTCATTTAATCGACGAACGCGTGCAGATGGTCCAGGACGAGGCCCATCTGGAGATGTTCGAGTGCATATTATACCAG GATATAATATGTATTCATATACAAGCCCACAACGAAGTGGAGGCAGAGAATCTGGTGGAGGAGGACATCATGGTGGTGGCGGCGGGAAACGTGGATGTGTAAGTTCATGTCGTCCATCGACAAGTCATCGGCCAAATGGACGTGATGTTTATGAATTATGA